One genomic window of Oscillatoria sp. FACHB-1406 includes the following:
- a CDS encoding tetratricopeptide repeat protein, translating to MARTATRGRSWLYLGILLIALLGTGACLFLLFVQLLERERSAVIAPSVEANPAPTVLQNSEELETKAKGLELVLQQSDKNTDALEGLVKVRLEQGNLREALVPLEKLADLKPQIPDYRILLAEGKQQIGDSEAAFAAYEKVLNSSPGNIKALQGMVNLQLAQNRPEGAIGRLQDTLKIAAQANATSPGQWDIVSIQLLLAQVYVRQNRLTEANAVYDQAIEANPQDFRPVFAKATILKQQGLDAAAKPLFIRAANLAPPKYKDQLKQIVDQFPADSSPAKEPAKANP from the coding sequence ATGGCAAGAACGGCAACACGAGGTAGAAGTTGGCTTTATCTGGGCATTCTCTTAATTGCCCTGCTAGGAACGGGAGCGTGCTTGTTCCTGTTGTTCGTGCAGTTGCTCGAGCGAGAACGCAGCGCGGTCATTGCACCTAGCGTTGAAGCCAATCCCGCACCCACCGTCCTCCAAAACAGCGAAGAACTGGAAACCAAAGCCAAAGGCTTAGAGTTAGTCTTACAACAAAGCGACAAAAACACCGATGCCCTCGAAGGCTTAGTGAAAGTTCGCCTCGAGCAAGGCAACCTACGCGAAGCCCTCGTACCGTTAGAAAAGTTAGCCGACCTCAAACCGCAAATTCCGGACTATCGCATTCTCCTAGCCGAAGGCAAACAACAGATTGGCGATTCTGAAGCTGCGTTTGCTGCCTACGAAAAGGTTCTCAATAGCAGCCCCGGTAACATTAAAGCCTTGCAAGGGATGGTTAACCTGCAATTAGCCCAAAATCGACCCGAAGGCGCGATCGGGCGCTTGCAAGACACGCTCAAAATCGCCGCGCAAGCCAACGCTACCAGCCCCGGACAGTGGGATATTGTTTCTATCCAACTGCTCCTCGCTCAAGTTTACGTGCGCCAAAACCGTCTCACTGAAGCGAACGCCGTTTACGATCAAGCGATCGAAGCCAATCCCCAAGACTTTCGCCCCGTCTTCGCCAAAGCCACGATCCTCAAACAGCAAGGACTCGATGCCGCCGCCAAACCCCTCTTCATTCGCGCCGCTAACCTCGCCCCGCCCAAGTACAAAGATCAACTCAAACAGATCGTTGACCAATTCCCCGCCGACTCTTCCCCCGCCAAAGAGCCAGCAAAAGCCAACCCTTGA